A segment of the Rhizobium sp. ZPR4 genome:
CGACATAAAGCTCGCCGCCGGGCTCGGCGCCGGTTGCCTTGGCGACCTGCTTGACGAGGCGGGGATCGTTCGAGTTTTCGAAGAAATAGGTCTTCACATGCTCGGTCTTGATCTGCTCGATCAGCTTGGCGACGTTGGCGGCCGAAGCTTCCGTTTCCGTGGAGACGCCGAGCGGCGACAGGAAGCTGACCTTGTATTCGCGGCCGAAATAGCCGAAGGCGTCGTGGCTTGTCAGCACCTTGCGGCGATCATCCGGGATCTTGTCGAATTTGCCGTGCGCATAGGTGTCGAGCTCGGTCAGAACCTTCGTATAGCGTTCGGCATTGGCCTTGAAATCGGCGGCGTCGGCCGGATCGGCAGCGGACAAAGCCTTTTCGATATTGGCGACCCAGATTTTCACGTTGACCGGGCTGTTCCACACATGCGGATCGGTGACCGTCTTGCCGTCGTCGACCATCGTGCGGGTGTTGATACCCTCGGAAGCGACAACAGGCGTTCCCTTGTAGCCGGAGGCGCTGATCAGCCGGTCCATCCAGCCTTCCAGGCCTTCGCCGCTGACGAAGACGACCTTGGCGGCGTTCAGCGTCTTGGCATCGGCCGGCGAGGGCTCGAATTCATGGGGATCGCCGTTCGGGCCGACGAGGCTCGACACTTTCACATGGTCGCCGCCGACATGCTTGACGACATCGGCAAGCACCGTGAAGGACGCGACGACATCGAGCGTCTCGGCGGAGGCCGGACGGGCGATGCCGAAGGCGACGAAGGCTGCCGCAGCGGCGGAGAGGAGCAGTCTCTGTTTGTTCATGCGAGTCTCCTTGTTTGGATTAGCCCCGGAGATGGGGACGGGGGAAGAACCGTCGGGCAAGGCCCGAGGGTGCGAAGAGAATGGAGAAGCCGTAGATCAGGCTGGCGGTGATGATGATCGTCGGGCCTGAGGCGAATTCGAGGTGATACGAGGCGATGAGGCCGATATAGCCGGAAGCCATTGCGGTGCCCGTGGCGATCGCCATCATGGCGGGCAGGCTGCGCGACCAGAGCTGCGCCACGGCCGCCGGCAGCATCATCAGGCCGACGGCCATCAGCGTGCCGAGCGCCTGGAAGCTTGCGACGAGGTTGAGGACGACCAGCAGCAGGAACAGGAAGTGATAGAGCGGTCCGCGACCGCCGACGGCACGCAGGAAACCCGGATCGAAGCATTCCATCACGAGCGGCCGGTAGATGACGGCAAGCGCCAGCAGTGTTGCGGTTGTGATGGCGCCGATCTGGTAGAGGGCGGGCGCGTCGATCGCAAGGATGGTGCCGAAGAGCACATGCAGCAGGTCGATATTTGAGCCGCGCAGCGACACGATGAGCACGCCGAGCGCCAGCGAGGTGAGGTAGAAACTGGCAAAGCTCGCATCCTCCTGCAGCACGGTCGCGCGGCTGACGAGACCGGAGAGCAGCGCCACGGAGAGGCCGGCGACAAGGCCGCCAAGCCCCATCTCGGTGAGCGATAGGGATCCGGCAATGAGATAGCCGATGGCCGCTCCGGGCAGGACGGCATGGCTCATAGCGTCGCCCATCAGGCTCATGCGCCTGAGCATCAGGAAGACGCCGATCGGCCCGGAGCCAAGGCCGAGGCAGACGCAGGCGACCAGCGCGCGACGCATGAAGCCATAATCCGCAAAAGGCGCGAGGAATATATCGTAGGCGGTCATTCGGCCGGCTCCCGCTTCACCAACTCACCC
Coding sequences within it:
- a CDS encoding zinc ABC transporter substrate-binding protein, with the protein product MNKQRLLLSAAAAAFVAFGIARPASAETLDVVASFTVLADVVKHVGGDHVKVSSLVGPNGDPHEFEPSPADAKTLNAAKVVFVSGEGLEGWMDRLISASGYKGTPVVASEGINTRTMVDDGKTVTDPHVWNSPVNVKIWVANIEKALSAADPADAADFKANAERYTKVLTELDTYAHGKFDKIPDDRRKVLTSHDAFGYFGREYKVSFLSPLGVSTETEASAANVAKLIEQIKTEHVKTYFFENSNDPRLVKQVAKATGAEPGGELYVEALSKSNGPASTYEKMFRYNVDQLAAAMAKSS
- a CDS encoding metal ABC transporter permease: MTAYDIFLAPFADYGFMRRALVACVCLGLGSGPIGVFLMLRRMSLMGDAMSHAVLPGAAIGYLIAGSLSLTEMGLGGLVAGLSVALLSGLVSRATVLQEDASFASFYLTSLALGVLIVSLRGSNIDLLHVLFGTILAIDAPALYQIGAITTATLLALAVIYRPLVMECFDPGFLRAVGGRGPLYHFLFLLLVVLNLVASFQALGTLMAVGLMMLPAAVAQLWSRSLPAMMAIATGTAMASGYIGLIASYHLEFASGPTIIITASLIYGFSILFAPSGLARRFFPRPHLRG